A region from the Beduinella massiliensis genome encodes:
- the ppdK gene encoding pyruvate, phosphate dikinase, whose amino-acid sequence MTKYVYLFKEGNASMRNLLGGKGANLAEMTSLGLPVPQGFTVTTEACTRYYQDNKTIGDDIVAQIYEALATTEEICGKKFGDLDNPFLVSVRSGARASMPGMMDTILNLGLNDVAVKGLAKLTENERFAYDSYRRFIQMFSDVVMEIPKSKFERVLDAIKEAKGAKYDTDLNAEDMKEVTEKFKAIYKEEKGEDFPQDPKVQLMEAIKAVFRSWDNPRAIYYRRMNDIPSDWGTAVNVQSMVFGNMGDTSGTGVAFTRNPSTGENKLYGEYLINAQGEDVVAGIRTPQEISTLKNVMPEVYEQFAKIADTLEKHYRDMQDMEYTIERGKLYMLQTRNGKRTAAAALKIAVDLVNEGMLTKEEAVLKVEPKQLDALLHPQFDASALKAAKAIATGLAASPGAACGQVYFTAAEATAAAQSGQKVVLVRLETSPEDIEGMAHSQGILTARGGMTSHAAVVARGMGTCCVAGCGALKVDEEAKTATIGDKVFKEGDWMSIDGSTGNVYGEAIKTVEASVSGDFATLMAWADEARKLQVRTNADNPRDTEVAVKFGAEGIGLCRTEHMFFEADRIAAVREMILAETEDQRRVALAKILPMQKGDFKAMYKALQGRPMTVRYLDPPLHEFLPQKNMTEEIAAIAKELNTTSEAIVSKIDALHEFNPMMGHRGCRLAVTYPEIAEMQTRAVIEAAIEVSQEDGIEIHPEIMIPLVGEVKELAYVKKIVVETAEQVMTEKGVKLDYKIGTMIEIPRAAVTADEIAKEAEFFSFGTNDLTQMTFGFSRDDAGKFLDAYYDKKIFESDPFARLDQNGVGKLVQLAADLGRKTRPDIKLGICGEHGGDPSSVMFCHKVGLNYVSCSPYRVPIARLAAAHAAIMEKNEK is encoded by the coding sequence ATGACGAAGTACGTATACCTGTTCAAAGAGGGAAACGCCAGCATGCGCAATCTGCTGGGCGGCAAGGGCGCCAACCTCGCTGAAATGACGTCTCTGGGCCTGCCGGTGCCGCAGGGCTTCACCGTGACGACGGAAGCCTGCACGCGCTACTACCAGGACAACAAAACCATCGGCGACGACATCGTAGCGCAGATCTACGAGGCGCTTGCCACGACGGAAGAAATCTGCGGCAAGAAGTTCGGCGATCTGGATAATCCCTTCCTTGTATCCGTCCGTTCCGGTGCCCGTGCTTCCATGCCTGGCATGATGGATACCATCCTCAACCTCGGTCTGAACGACGTGGCCGTCAAGGGCCTGGCGAAGCTGACCGAGAACGAGCGCTTTGCTTACGACTCCTACCGCCGCTTCATCCAGATGTTCTCCGACGTCGTGATGGAGATCCCGAAGTCCAAGTTCGAGCGCGTTCTGGACGCCATCAAGGAAGCGAAGGGCGCCAAGTACGATACCGACCTGAACGCCGAGGACATGAAGGAAGTTACCGAGAAGTTCAAGGCGATCTACAAGGAAGAAAAGGGCGAAGACTTCCCGCAGGATCCGAAGGTTCAGCTGATGGAGGCCATCAAGGCCGTCTTCCGCTCCTGGGATAATCCGCGCGCTATCTACTATCGCCGCATGAACGACATTCCCAGCGACTGGGGAACCGCAGTCAACGTGCAGTCGATGGTCTTCGGCAACATGGGTGATACCTCCGGCACGGGCGTTGCGTTCACCCGCAATCCTTCAACCGGCGAAAACAAGCTCTACGGCGAGTACCTGATCAACGCGCAGGGCGAGGACGTCGTCGCGGGCATCCGCACGCCGCAGGAGATCTCCACCCTGAAGAACGTCATGCCGGAAGTGTACGAGCAGTTCGCGAAGATCGCGGATACGCTGGAAAAGCACTACCGTGACATGCAGGACATGGAATACACGATCGAGCGCGGCAAGCTGTACATGCTGCAGACCCGTAACGGCAAGCGCACCGCCGCGGCTGCGCTGAAGATCGCCGTCGATCTCGTGAACGAGGGCATGCTCACCAAGGAAGAGGCCGTGCTCAAGGTTGAGCCCAAGCAGCTGGACGCGCTGCTGCATCCGCAGTTCGACGCTTCCGCTCTGAAGGCCGCCAAGGCGATTGCCACCGGTCTGGCCGCTTCTCCGGGAGCCGCCTGCGGCCAGGTGTACTTCACCGCTGCCGAGGCTACCGCCGCCGCTCAGTCCGGCCAGAAGGTCGTTCTGGTTCGTCTGGAGACCTCTCCGGAGGATATCGAGGGCATGGCGCATTCCCAGGGCATCCTGACCGCCCGCGGCGGCATGACGTCCCACGCGGCCGTCGTGGCCCGTGGCATGGGCACCTGCTGCGTAGCCGGCTGCGGCGCGCTGAAGGTGGATGAAGAGGCTAAGACCGCTACGATCGGCGACAAGGTCTTCAAGGAAGGCGACTGGATGTCCATCGACGGCTCCACCGGCAACGTCTACGGCGAAGCCATCAAGACCGTTGAGGCCTCTGTTTCTGGTGATTTTGCGACGCTCATGGCTTGGGCGGACGAAGCGCGCAAGCTGCAGGTTCGCACCAACGCGGACAATCCGCGCGATACCGAGGTTGCCGTCAAGTTCGGCGCTGAAGGCATCGGCCTGTGCCGCACCGAGCATATGTTCTTTGAAGCGGACCGCATCGCGGCTGTCCGCGAGATGATCCTGGCCGAGACCGAGGATCAGCGCCGCGTCGCGCTGGCGAAGATTCTGCCGATGCAGAAGGGCGACTTTAAGGCCATGTACAAGGCGCTGCAGGGGCGTCCCATGACCGTTCGCTACCTCGACCCGCCGCTCCACGAGTTCCTGCCCCAGAAGAATATGACCGAGGAGATCGCGGCGATCGCCAAGGAGCTGAACACCACCTCCGAAGCCATCGTATCCAAGATCGACGCGCTGCACGAGTTCAACCCGATGATGGGTCACCGTGGCTGCCGTCTGGCCGTGACCTACCCGGAAATCGCTGAGATGCAGACCCGTGCGGTCATCGAGGCTGCGATCGAGGTTTCTCAGGAAGACGGCATCGAGATCCATCCCGAGATCATGATTCCGTTGGTTGGCGAGGTCAAGGAGTTGGCCTACGTCAAGAAGATCGTCGTGGAGACCGCAGAGCAGGTCATGACCGAGAAGGGCGTAAAGCTCGATTACAAGATCGGTACCATGATCGAGATTCCGCGTGCGGCTGTCACCGCGGACGAAATCGCCAAGGAAGCGGAATTCTTCTCCTTCGGCACCAACGATCTGACGCAGATGACGTTCGGCTTCTCGCGCGATGACGCGGGCAAGTTCCTGGACGCTTACTACGATAAGAAGATCTTCGAGTCCGATCCCTTCGCCCGTCTGGATCAGAACGGCGTAGGCAAGCTCGTGCAGCTGGCTGCTGACCTGGGCCGCAAGACCCGCCCGGACATCAAGCTGGGCATCTGCGGCGAGCACGGCGGCGATCCGTCTTCCGTCATGTTCTGCCACAAGGTTGGCCTGAACTACGTTTCCTGCTCGCCGTACCGTGTGCCGATCGCCCGTCTGGCGGCTGCGCACGCTGCGATCATGGAAAAGAACGAAAAGTAA